The proteins below come from a single Benincasa hispida cultivar B227 chromosome 4, ASM972705v1, whole genome shotgun sequence genomic window:
- the LOC120075240 gene encoding tRNA (guanine-N(7)-)-methyltransferase isoform X1: MILGLTLTMLENDANPTISKSTGLPRKRFYRARAHSNPLSDSHFPVPISPSEVDYSLHYPQLFPSNDQRDRSKKIEFADIGCGFGGLLISLSALFPETLMIGMELRDKVTEYVKERILALRVANPGQYQNISVDRTNSMKYIPNYFEKAQLSKMFFLFPDPHFKEKNHRRRVISPHLLDEYAYALRVGGIIYTITDVEELGDWMKTCLENHPLFEALTLEELEADPAVKLLCSATEEGQKVARNEGQTFQAVYRRISAAP, translated from the coding sequence CATTAACCATGTTGGAAAATGATGCTAATCCAACTATCAGCAAGTCAACTGGCCTGCCACGGAAGCGCTTCTACCGTGCAAGAGCACACAGCAACCCTCTAAGTGACTCTCACTTCCCAGTACCAATCTCCCCCAGTGAAGTTGATTATTCCCTTCATTACCCTCAATTATTCCCTTCAAATGATCAGCGAGATAGATCCAAAAAGATTGAATTTGCTGATATTGGTTGTGGTTTTGGAGGTCTTCTGATTAGTCTTTCAGCCCTTTTCCCGGAAACCCTGATGATTGGAATGGAACTTCGGGATAAAGTAACAGAGTATGTTAAGGAACGGATCTTAGCTTTGAGAGTAGCAAATCCTGGCCAGTACCAAAACATTTCAGTAGATCGaacaaattccatgaagtacATTCCAAACTACTTCGAAAAAGCACAACTTTCgaaaatgtttttcttgttCCCAGACCCTCATTTCAAGGAGAAGAATCATCGCCGACGCGTAATCAGTCCACATCTGCTTGATGAGTATGCATATGCTTTGAGAGTTGGTGGGATTATATACACAATCACAGATGTGGAAGAGCTTGGAGACTGGATGAAGACTTGTCTAGAGAATCACCCGTTGTTCGAAGCTCTAACATTGGAAGAGCTCGAGGCAGATCCAGCCGTGAAGCTTTTATGTTCTGCAACTGAGGAGGGACAAAAGGTTGCAAGGAATGAGGGACAGACCTTTCAGGCAGTTTATAGACGCATTAGTGCAGCACCATGA
- the LOC120075240 gene encoding tRNA (guanine-N(7)-)-methyltransferase isoform X2: MLENDANPTISKSTGLPRKRFYRARAHSNPLSDSHFPVPISPSEVDYSLHYPQLFPSNDQRDRSKKIEFADIGCGFGGLLISLSALFPETLMIGMELRDKVTEYVKERILALRVANPGQYQNISVDRTNSMKYIPNYFEKAQLSKMFFLFPDPHFKEKNHRRRVISPHLLDEYAYALRVGGIIYTITDVEELGDWMKTCLENHPLFEALTLEELEADPAVKLLCSATEEGQKVARNEGQTFQAVYRRISAAP; the protein is encoded by the coding sequence ATGTTGGAAAATGATGCTAATCCAACTATCAGCAAGTCAACTGGCCTGCCACGGAAGCGCTTCTACCGTGCAAGAGCACACAGCAACCCTCTAAGTGACTCTCACTTCCCAGTACCAATCTCCCCCAGTGAAGTTGATTATTCCCTTCATTACCCTCAATTATTCCCTTCAAATGATCAGCGAGATAGATCCAAAAAGATTGAATTTGCTGATATTGGTTGTGGTTTTGGAGGTCTTCTGATTAGTCTTTCAGCCCTTTTCCCGGAAACCCTGATGATTGGAATGGAACTTCGGGATAAAGTAACAGAGTATGTTAAGGAACGGATCTTAGCTTTGAGAGTAGCAAATCCTGGCCAGTACCAAAACATTTCAGTAGATCGaacaaattccatgaagtacATTCCAAACTACTTCGAAAAAGCACAACTTTCgaaaatgtttttcttgttCCCAGACCCTCATTTCAAGGAGAAGAATCATCGCCGACGCGTAATCAGTCCACATCTGCTTGATGAGTATGCATATGCTTTGAGAGTTGGTGGGATTATATACACAATCACAGATGTGGAAGAGCTTGGAGACTGGATGAAGACTTGTCTAGAGAATCACCCGTTGTTCGAAGCTCTAACATTGGAAGAGCTCGAGGCAGATCCAGCCGTGAAGCTTTTATGTTCTGCAACTGAGGAGGGACAAAAGGTTGCAAGGAATGAGGGACAGACCTTTCAGGCAGTTTATAGACGCATTAGTGCAGCACCATGA